In the Styela clava chromosome 8, kaStyClav1.hap1.2, whole genome shotgun sequence genome, one interval contains:
- the LOC120345399 gene encoding RNA-binding protein MEX3B-like, producing MSCSPTMFQELEAPPGSGQEDQRALQIALELSNLGLLGTGDDDSSTSSYDEITKSKKSQNMTECVPVPSSEHVAEIVGRQGCKIKALRAKTSTYIKTPVRGEEPVFVVTGRKEDVAMARREIQSAAEHFTQIRATRNKAGVPNTVAPVPGLAHPMTVSSGNSSPTDLTSPGTITLQVRVPYRVVGLVVGPKGATIKRIQQQSHTYIVTPSRDKEPVFEVTGLPENVEKAKEEIEAHIAARTGSQHRDVDDDFASNGTVVGSPASFAARNQSAFTPYRNSPLMSQNRPDLGDASFRFPMQPIDNPFFSNYQIPGYSKFSQATNQQNTLMDMTQNGALNMYAQNTTSPIDQLDTHPDQITSNALGFDASAAPATSWALGDYNNGPLSFPIFSSASDASITQVPLNGAVLPSRLSPTFSDSDFPLALQPAQSVQSPMSNLSRPPMRRVGSDSVDSTGSSIHSLDFGNVLHKTVSNGINIESGYSSGSTTDSQTSGSPVENICGILGNMRTASPPRVCMMCHEGSVMAALVPCGHNLFCYECANNAALNSARCPCCNETATLALRIKTEPVA from the exons ATGTCGTGCAGCCCTACAATGTTTCAAGAACTGGAAGCTCCACCAGGTAGTGGTCAAGAAGATCAAAGAGCTCTCCAAATTGCGTTGGAATTATCAAATTTGGGACTTCTAGGCACCGGCGATGATGACAGTTCAACATCCAGCTATGATGAGATTACGAAAAGCAAGAAAAGCCAAAATATGACAGAATGTGTACCTGTTCCCAGCTCTGAGCATGTGGCAGAAATTGTCGGCAGGCAAG GATGTAAAATCAAGGCTTTGCGGGCAAAAACCAGTACATACATCAAAACACCTGTTAGAGGAGAAGAACCAGTGTTTGTTGTAACTGGCAGGAAAGAAGATGTAGCAATGGCGAGGCGGGAAATTCAATCTGCTGCTGAACATTTCACACAAATTAG AGCTACAAGGAATAAGGCTGGTGTTCCAAACACAGTTGCACCTGTACCTGGATTAGCACATCCTATGACCGTATCATCTGGAAATTCTTCACCCACTGATCTCACTTCACCTGGTACAATCACACTGCAAGTCAGGGTTCCATACAGAGTTGTTGGATTAGTTGTCGGACCTAAAGGTGCTACTATCAAAAGGATACAACAGCAAAGTCATACATATATCGTCACACCGAGCAGGGACAAAGAACCAGTGTTTGAAGTTACAg GTCTTCCAGAGAATGTTGAAAAAGCCAAAGAAGAAATTGAAGCTCATATTGCTGCCAGAACAGGCAGTCAACATCGGGATGTAGATGATGATTTTGCGAGTAATGGAACTGTTGTTGGCAGTCCTGCTAGCTTTGCAGCAAG AAACCAGTCTGCATTCACGCCATACCGAAACAGCCCTCTCATGAGCCAGAACAGGCCTGATCTTGGAGATGCCAGCTTTAGATTTCCAATGCAGCCAATTGACAACCCATTCTTCAGCAACTATCAGATTCCAGGATATTCTAAGTTTTCACAAGCGACCAACCAACAAAACACATTGATGGATATGACACAAAATGGAG CATTGAACATGTATGCACAAAATACAACTTCACCAATCGATCAGCTCGATACTCATCCTGATCAGATTACCTCAAATGCGTTGGGTTTTGATGCATCTGCAGCACCGGCTACCTCATGGGCTCTTGGTGACTACAACAACGGGCCTTTGTCATTCCCAATCTTTTCATCTGCATCTGATGCCTCCATCACTCAAGTGCCCTTGAATGGAGCAGTTCTCCCATCTCGTCTCTCTCCTACCTTCTCAGACAGTGATTTCCCCTTGGCATTACAACCAGCACAAAGTGTACAATCGCCGATGTCGAACTTATCAAGACCACCAATGCGAAGAGTTGGATCAGATTCTGTGGATTCTACTGGTAGCAGCATTCACAGCCTTGATTTCGGCAATGTATTGCACAAGACAGTGTCCAATGGAATTAATATTGAAAGTGGTTACTCTTCAG GCAGCACCACTGACAGTCAAACATCTGGCTCACCTGTGGAAAATATTTGTGGCATATTGGGAAATATGCGTACTGCATCACCACCTCGTGTATGTATGATGTGCCACGAAGGATCTGTTATGGCTGCTCTTGTTCCATGTGGCCACAACCTCTTCTGTTATGAATGTGCCAACAATGCTGCTCTCAATTCCGCACGTTGTCCCTGCTGCAACGAAACAGCAACACTGGCTCTTCGTATAAAAACAGAGCCCGTTGCTTGA